A stretch of the Zonotrichia albicollis isolate bZonAlb1 chromosome 31, bZonAlb1.hap1, whole genome shotgun sequence genome encodes the following:
- the LOC141725857 gene encoding uncharacterized protein LOC141725857 — protein MPRDTEAEQELSLESREDKCPRQNLVEEAVLSGSTAQEANGEEKPQRCRTRRGCKRSRRGSEGERASLGREGGRRRSQSSELVLHEQLHDGEKPHTCVECGKSFRWNSLLIQHQRIHTGERPYECGECGKSFSRSSHLIQHQSIHTGEKPYECGECGMCFSRSAYLIVHQRTHTGERPYECSKCGKRFKTSAHLLQHYQSHREERPFQCPDCGKGFKYNSTLIRHRRIHTGERLYECDKCRKRFQNSSSVLRHYRIHTEERPFRCPDCGKGFNRNSTLVTHRRIHTGERPYECPQCGKSFSSSSDLTRHQRRCH, from the exons atgccccgggacactgaggcag agcaggagctgagcttggagagcagggaggacaaatgcccgcggcagaacctggtggaagaggccgttttgagcggctccacggcgcaggaagccaacggggaggaaaagccccagagatgccgcacgaggaggggctgcaaacgcagccggcggggatctgagggggaaagagccagcctgggccgggaaggcggccggagacggagccagagctcggagctggtgctccatgagcagctccatgatggggagaaaCCCCACACGTGCGttgagtgtgggaagagcttcaggtggaactccctcctgatccagcaccagaggatccacactggggaacggccctacgagtgtggggagtgtgggaagagcttcagccggAGCTCCCACCTGATCCAGCACCAGAgtatccacactggggagaagccctacgagtgtggggagtgtgggatgtGCTTCAGCCGGAGCGCCTACCTGATCgtgcaccagaggacccacactggggagaggccctacgagtgttccaagtgtgggaagaggtttaaGACCAGCGcccatctcctccagcactatcaaagtcacagagaggagaggcccttccaatgccccgactgcgggaagggattcaagtacaactccaccctcatcaggcaccggcgcatccacactggggagaggctctatgagtgtgataaatgcaggaagaggtttcagaacAGCTCCAGTGTCCTCCGGCACTatcggattcacacagaggagaggcccttccgctgccccgactgcgggaagggattcaaCCGCAACTCCACCCTtgtcacccaccggcgcatccacactggggagaggccctacgagtgtccccagtgtgggaagagcttctccagcagctctgactTGACCCGACACCAACGGAGGtgccactaa